Below is a genomic region from Zea mays cultivar B73 chromosome 9, Zm-B73-REFERENCE-NAM-5.0, whole genome shotgun sequence.
TATTAATGATACATGAAGATTAGATGAATATTATTACTTTTAGTTAGTTTACATATAATATATTTATTGTTGTAAATAACGTTAGTACTTTATTTATTTAACAATATATGCTTTATAAATTGACTTAATATCTGAATTAAATCCAAAATATTCGTTTTGTACTAATATTTAAAAACATGTATATTCACTTTCTTATTTATATTCGAATTAAAAATATAATAAACAAATGACATCTGGATTCGGTTTGATGTGAATGAGTGAATCCGTTCCGTTTCCCGTTTCCCATGCTAGGCCGCTACTTGCTGGCTCGCACAGTCGCACTGGTGCGGTATAGTCCGACTACACCCATCCATCACGGCCTCAGCCCTCAACCACTCGGCCACTCCCTCCAGTCTCCACACACACGCGCGCCATTGCCGCTGCTGCTCATCGTACTCCCAAATGGAGCAGCCTGCATTCCCCTCTTGCTCCGTGGAGCGCATTCGCTCCAGCACAGGGAAGCTGTGACGCATCGCCGCCGCCAAATCCTCCACCCGACGGCTAACGCTTTTCTCTCGGGTCTAGTCGGGGTGGAGATCCGTCAAGGCCATCTCGTCGCGTTGTTGGTCAGTAATCCTAGCTCGCTTGGACGAAGCAACCAGCACTATGGTTCTTGGATGACAAAATTGGAGCAGGCCACTGCTCACACTGCGGCGGTGTCCATTTCTTCGTGTCTCGGTTCTTGGCCCCGTCCTTCCTGATTTCTCTGCTTTTCATACTGAAAAAATCCTCAAACCTTTCATCCTTAATCCCCTTTCTCGGTTCCAAGGGAGCTTAAACCCTACCCTACTGCCTTTTTCATCTTAAGCTCCGTATCTCGAAAAATCCATCCCATTTGCATGAGCATTGCTTCAATTGCCTGGCTGCACAGCAGGATCTTGCGATGCGGCTCATCTTGTTGTGGCTCTCGATCTGGGCCGTGTGCTCCGCTGCCTCGGCGGGGGCTGGTTCAGACATGGAGGCACTGCTGGAGTTCTCCCGAGGCATCCGGCAAGACCCGTCCCGCCGCCAGGCCATTCCCTGGAACCCCACCAGCGCGCTGGACTCCGACGACTGCCCCGTTGATTGGCACGGCGTGCAGTGCATCGGCGGGCAGATTCTTTCCATTGCGTTCGACGGCATTGGTCTCGTTGGAAATGCTAGCTTGTCGGTGCTAGCGAGGATGCCGGTGCTCCGGAACTTGTCCCTGTCAGACAACAAGCTAGAAGGGTTCTTGCCGGGTGAGCTGGGGTCGATGGCGTCGTTGCAGTTGCTGGATCTGTCCAACAACAGGTTCTCCGGTTCAATTCCGTCTGAGTTGACTAAGCTGGCAGGTTTGGGCTATCTCAATCTCTCTTCCAATGGTTTTCGTGGCGCATTGCCGTTGGGTTTCCGGAACTTGAGGAAATTGAAGTACTTGGACCTTCATGACAATGGCTTCACTGGCAAATTGGACGACGTATTCGCGCAGCTGCAGAGCCCAGTCCATGTTGATTTAAGCTGCAACCAGTTCTCGGGGTCCTTGGCATCGATCTCTGACAACTCATCTGTGGTTAGCACGCTTCAGTACTTGAATGTTAGCCACAATGTGCTGTCAGGGACATTGTTTGACAGTGTTCCGATGCCTTTGTTCGACAGCCTTGAGATTTTTGATGCGAGTTTTAATATGCTCAGTGGCAACATCCCGCAGTTTAATTTTGTCATCTCCCTCAAGGTGCTGCGCCTGCAGAACAATAATTTTTCTGGCTCCATCCCAGAAGCATTCTTTAGGGAGACGTCTATGGTGCTGACTGAACTTGACCTTAGTTGCAACCAACTTACAGGTCAGAAAATTTTCCTACTCAGCCTCATGCTTATCTTAAACATTGCATTCAGCTCGCTCTTACGCATGTTTCTTTGCCCATAACATTTTCCTAATGCTTAAACTAGCATATTATAATGAGATACATGTAAAAGATTGGGCAGGCCAGTGCCGGAGGCTCCCGCATGGGTCTCGAAaagggataaaccgaggcaagTTTTTCTCTGTAAATACGGAGAGGCTGCTTCGAATCCGCGATCTAGTGATATATTGAGACATCTCTCATCATTGCACGAGGCTTGCTCTCACCACGTGTAAAAGATTGACGTTATTAAATCATTGACCTGGCACCATCTTCTTTTTCACATTTGTGGTATACCTTTCTCTTTTTTTAGTAAACAATACATGCAATTTTAAAGCATACAAGAAATGTGGATTACCTATTATGCATGAAGCAAAATTGCTAATTTCCTTCTTCTGAAGTCACCGCAAAAGTTTCTACCTCTAATTTACCAGCTACTGGTATACTAATTGCGATTATATCCGAAGATACATTTTCTGTTACTGATTGTTCAATTTTGAGTCATCCAATGTGCACAGCTAAAGCTATGTTTCTGAGCTAGTTGTCATATTTTATACTACTATTACTTAGATCAATGACAGTGAAAAAATACAGGCCTAGTGCCGGAGGCTCCCATGTGAGTGGGGTCCGGCAAAGAGATAAACCGAGGCAAAGGCTTCCCTCCGCAGGTACAGAGAGGTTGCTTTGAACTGTGATGTGGTGACTCACCGAGATAGCTCTCACCGCTGTAACAGGCCTGCCCTTCTAAGAATATATTTGCTGATCAAGTTTAGTCATTCCCAGCTATAGCATAATAAATGAATTAGGAAAATGGCAATAGGAAATTTAGGTTCTCGACAAAAATTCCCCTGTGTGGTACCTTGTTGATTGCATTTTTTGGAGATGTTGATTGGAAGTTTCAATAAGACAGTTTGCAAGATCCGTAAACTTTTTTCATTTGAATGAGAATTAATTTAGATCAGTAAAACATTTCTTGCCTAATTTGGCACAGGCATGTGTGCTATTTAATCATTTATACAATGTGTaccatttaataataataatgctgATTGCTTCTTTTTACTGTGTCCCCTTTTTTCTTACACAGGTCCAATTAGACGTGTGACATCAACAAACTTGAAGTACTTGAACCTGTCACACAATAATCTTCAGGGAACTTTACCGATCACATTTGGAAGCTGTTCAGTAGTTGATTTGAGTGGAAACATGCTGTATGGGAACTTATCAGTTGCCCGAACATGGGGAAATTATCTCCAGATGGTTGATTTGAGCTCAAACAGATTAACAGGAAGTTGGCCAAATGAGACAACCCAGTTTTTAAGGCTGACATCTTTGAGGATTTCCAACAACTTGCTATCAGGAGAACTGCCAATTGTCCTTGGAACCTATCCAGAGCTGATTTTCATTGACCTCAGTATTAATCAGCTGCATGGACCTTTGCCTGGAAATCTGTTTACAGCGGTTAAGctgacttttcttaatctttcagGCAACAGTTTTACAGGGACTCTCCCCCTTCGAAATTCCGATACCAAGAACTCGACTTCTATAGACTTGTCCATTCTTCCTGTGCAAACTTCAAACCTCTCCTATGTTGATCTTTCAAGCAATTTTTTGCACGGCTCACTGCCTATGGGCATTGGTGATTTGAGCGCGTTGACATTGCTGAACCTTCGTCAGAACAACTTTACTGGCGAAATCCCAAGAACAATCACCAAACTTAAGAATCTCTTATACATTGACTTATCAAGCAACAATTTCAATGGTAGCATACCTGATGGCCTCCCTGATGATCTGGTCGAATTTAATGTTTCCTACAACTACCTGTCTGGCTCTGTTCCAAGTAATTTACTGAAATTCCCAGATTCATCTTTCCATCCAGGGAACGAATTGCTCGTTCTTCCTCGCTCTGAATCATTAAATGGTTCTGACAAATCAGATGAGGCAAGACACGGCTTGAAGCGTGGGATTCTATATGCATTGATTATCTGTGTTGTTGTATTTGTTACTGGGATTATTGCGCTTTTGCTTGTTCATTGGAAGATCAGTAGCTGGAAAAGTAGGGAAAAAGGTACTGGCCAAGGTAAACATGTGGGTCAAGTCCAGAGTGCTCAGAGAAGTGCAGAAATTTCAACAACTGAAATGCATGATGTAGCATTAGAATCGTCACCTTCTGCAGAGTATGGAGCTGTTTCATTGCCTGGCAAGGAAAGACGACATGAAGCCCAAGATGCGCCAATTGATGCTGCTTATTTCAACGAACCAGCAGGTAGTAGCTCAGCCCGTAAAGACAGCACAAAGTCTTCGATGCCTTCTTTATCATCGTCGCCTCCTGATGCACGCTCCCAGCATCATCACTCTATCCTTAGAGTGCACTCTCCTGATAAACTGGTTGGGGATTTACATCTTTTCGACAATTCAGTTGTGTTCACGGCTGAAGAGCTCTCTTGTGCCCCTGCTGAGATAATTGGCAGGAGCTGCCATGGGACATCCTACAAGGCTACACTTGATAACGGGTACATGCTGACAGTGAAGTGGCTGAAGGAGGGCTTTGCTAAGAGTAAGAAAGAATTTTCCCGTGAAATAAAGAAGCTTGGCAGTGTAAGGCACCCCAATCTTGTCCCCTTGCGTGGCTACTACTGGGGCCCCAAAGAGCATGAGAGGATCATGATATCAGACTATGCAGATGCCACATCTCTGTCTACCTACTTGTCTGGTAAGATGGTTCCTTTCCTCCACCCCCTTTACTCATCAATCTCTGTTTCATACTTAATATGGACGTTTTCTGATGCATATTTCTTCTTTCTAGAATTTGATGAGCGGAATCTCCCACCCCTATCAGCTGGACAGCGGCTGAACATTGCGATTGATATTGCCCGCTGTCTAGATTACCTGCACAACGAGCGGGTGATTCCACATGGCAACATCAAGTCGTCTAACGTCCTGATTCAGAACTCCACTCCATCTGCTCTGGTGACTGACTACAGCCTTCACAGGCTGATGACTCCAATCGGCATGGCGGAGCAGGTCCTAAACGCCGGCGCGCTAGGATATTCCCCTCCTGAGTTTTCAAGCACCAGCAAGCCATGCCCATCTCTGAAGAGCGACGTGTATGCCTTCGGTGTCATCCTGCTGGAGTTGCTGACAGGGAAGATTGCCGGTGAGATCATCTGCATGAACGATGGCGTGGTCGACCTGACCGACTGGGTGAGGATGCTGGATCTGGAGGAGCGTGTCTCGGAGTGCTACGACAGGCACATCACGGGTGTTGAGAGCTCGGAAGGCGCCCCACAGGCACTGGATGGCATGCTGCGCATCGCCCTCCGGTGTATCCGGTCAGCATCGGAGAGGCCGGAGGTCCGGACGGTGTTTGAGGATCTCTTGTCCTTATCGTCGTGACCGTAGTTATTGGTAGTGTACATCTCGTACTTGCATCAGCTTGTGGAAACTTGGAGGGTATACTAACAATTGCTAGGATTTCGGGGTGATCAGGTGATGTGTGTGTAGTCTCCTTGAGCATTCATTGTTTGGGTCGCTCTTTCTGGGAATAGTTGATTCGTTTTTAGTTAGTCCACAATTTTAGCAGTAGATGATTGTGAGAATAATGTTTGTGCATTGTGATTTCAGACACTAGAAAGGAAAATAAAGATAGTCTTATTGATTTGTTGCTCTGATGCCCTCCAACAGTATGTATTCCTATGTACCACTAATCAAATGCGCAAATAACTAGGTTGTCTTCTCCTTGGCTTTCTTGAACAACTTCATTCTTTTAATGTTCTTCGAAATAAATTCTATAATGATATGTCCATTTTAATCTTGTTCAACTATCCACTCTCAAGTGCTATTGTGGCTAGTAAGTATTTGTTGTGTTATTGTAGAACGCAAATAGGATTTTCACGATACCAGCAAGCTTTGTGGCAGTTCCGCACGCGACGGCGTATGACGGTATGAGGTCTGGTTTGGGTGGTTTCCTTACTCAAAACCAAAAACGAGGTCTGGTTTCCCCAGAAGGCCGCCGCGTAAACCCAAAAGCATAGACCGGCCCGGCACCACAAATCGCACAGGCACAGCCCTACCCCTACACACCGCTCGCGTGACAAAGGAAGCAAATGATGACATCGCGGCACTGGCCCAACCTGATGACCCAGCCCAACAACGCTGCTGGGCCCGGCGCCAGTTGCGGCTGGCTACGCAGTTACGCCCACCGCAGCGTGCCACTTTTTTCGTCGTCTGCCGCTTCTCGAGTGCTACTCTCTGCCGCCCGGATTGGCCTTTCCCTTCCAATTCCGTCGCCGGCTCTACGCGCGCGAAATCCCAAACCCCCCGCCTTCTTCCACGGTTCCACTCCCACCTCCCAAAACCCAAGTAGGCTTGCCCTCGCGGTGGCAACCAGCGAACCCTAATGGAGATCGCGGAGGCCCTGCAGGTCTACACGGGCCTCAAGCCCGGGGCCGCCGCCACCATCCTCGCTCCGCCTCAGCAGCAGCGCGAGGGGGAGAAGGCACAGGAAGAGTAGGAGCCGATGCCTTTCGTGTATCCTGACCCCGTGGATGTGGGCGAGGTCACGCTCGAGCAGCTCGGGGCGTACGACGGCAAGGACCCCGCCAAGCTGATCCTCATCGCCATCCGCGGCCAGGTCTACGACGTCTCCCGTTGGCAGGTGAGGATTGCACGCCATTCCGCTCCCGAGTGTTTTTTTTTGCTATTGCAATACTTATAACTTATACCAGATATGTGCTGCCACGAGAGTTAAAAATCTGTATAAAATATATCATTGTAACGACAAATGTCACTATGATATGAAAAATACATTTAGAAAAATATCACCTTAACATTAATATTATATTCTAAGTATAGACTAAATGCTTTAGTATCTATTCACAATTGAAGATTTAACTGGAAAAACTTGATTAATCATTCACTGCCCAGATGCAACTGAGGACACAATAAGAACCCAATTTGGAAGGACGAGAAAGAACTAAAT
It encodes:
- the LOC103639191 gene encoding probable inactive receptor kinase precursor — protein: MRLILLWLSIWAVCSAASAGAGSDMEALLEFSRGIRQDPSRRQAIPWNPTSALDSDDCPVDWHGVQCIGGQILSIAFDGIGLVGNASLSVLARMPVLRNLSLSDNKLEGFLPGELGSMASLQLLDLSNNRFSGSIPSELTKLAGLGYLNLSSNGFRGALPLGFRNLRKLKYLDLHDNGFTGKLDDVFAQLQSPVHVDLSCNQFSGSLASISDNSSVVSTLQYLNVSHNVLSGTLFDSVPMPLFDSLEIFDASFNMLSGNIPQFNFVISLKVLRLQNNNFSGSIPEAFFRETSMVLTELDLSCNQLTGPIRRVTSTNLKYLNLSHNNLQGTLPITFGSCSVVDLSGNMLYGNLSVARTWGNYLQMVDLSSNRLTGSWPNETTQFLRLTSLRISNNLLSGELPIVLGTYPELIFIDLSINQLHGPLPGNLFTAVKLTFLNLSGNSFTGTLPLRNSDTKNSTSIDLSILPVQTSNLSYVDLSSNFLHGSLPMGIGDLSALTLLNLRQNNFTGEIPRTITKLKNLLYIDLSSNNFNGSIPDGLPDDLVEFNVSYNYLSGSVPSNLLKFPDSSFHPGNELLVLPRSESLNGSDKSDEARHGLKRGILYALIICVVVFVTGIIALLLVHWKISSWKSREKGTGQGKHVGQVQSAQRSAEISTTEMHDVALESSPSAEYGAVSLPGKERRHEAQDAPIDAAYFNEPAGSSSARKDSTKSSMPSLSSSPPDARSQHHHSILRVHSPDKLVGDLHLFDNSVVFTAEELSCAPAEIIGRSCHGTSYKATLDNGYMLTVKWLKEGFAKSKKEFSREIKKLGSVRHPNLVPLRGYYWGPKEHERIMISDYADATSLSTYLSEFDERNLPPLSAGQRLNIAIDIARCLDYLHNERVIPHGNIKSSNVLIQNSTPSALVTDYSLHRLMTPIGMAEQVLNAGALGYSPPEFSSTSKPCPSLKSDVYAFGVILLELLTGKIAGEIICMNDGVVDLTDWVRMLDLEERVSECYDRHITGVESSEGAPQALDGMLRIALRCIRSASERPEVRTVFEDLLSLSS